In a genomic window of Scyliorhinus torazame isolate Kashiwa2021f chromosome 5, sScyTor2.1, whole genome shotgun sequence:
- the LOC140418951 gene encoding uncharacterized protein isoform X1 — protein MEKPWKCEDCGKGYSFPSKLEIHRRSHTGERPFTCSVCGKGFAQLFTLQSHQRVHTERPFTCTQCGKGFIDLSTLQKHQQLHSGERLFTCSQCGKAFTWLSHLQRHHQIHTGISRVTLLSLISEESPWCLDVAILATYCSLDLEYLTVKCRPYYLPREFTSAIITAVYIPPQAEVRKALDELYTVINNYETEHPEALFIMAGDFNKANLKSVLPKFHQHICPTRGDNTLDHCYSKIKGAYRSIPRTHFGKSDHKTALLLPADKQKPKRENPAKNVVQCWSEETEELLRDCLETVDWSIFNNSATNLNEYATTVTDFISKCVDDCVPKKAVRAFPNRKPWLNHEIDSLLKDRSEAFKTDDPDLRKKSRYDLRKAIRDAKREYQTKLESQTDSQQLWQGLNNITGYKPKPNSISGSSAPLPDELNAFYARFEQVTNNPLSSAPAVHNSPIPTITVSDVRMAFLKVNPRKVTGPDGIPGCALRACADQLAEVFTDIFNLSLLRSEVPTCFKKTTIRPVPKKNQAT, from the exons atggagaaaccgtggaaatgtgaggactgtgggaagggatacagcttcccatctaagctggagattcatcgacgcagtcacactggggagaggccgttcacctgctctgtatgtgggaagggattcgcacaGTTATtcaccctgcagtcacaccagcgagttcacactgagaggccgtttacctgcactcagtgtgggaaaggattcattgatctttccaccctgcagaaacatcagcaacttcacagtggggagaggttgttcacctgctctcagtgtgggaaggcattcacttggttatctcacctgcagagacaccaccaAATTCATACTGGG atctccagagtgacGCTGTTATCCTTAATATCTGAGGAGTctccctggtgcttggatgtggcgattctggcgacctactgctccctagacctggaatacctgaccgtgaagtgccgcccatattatcttccacgtgagttcacttcagccatcatcacggcggtctacatcccaccccaggcagaagtgaggaaggcgctggacgaactatacacagtaataaacaactacgaaacagaacacccggaggccttgttcatcatggccggagacttcaacaaggccaacctcaagagtgtactgccaaaattccaccagcacatctgtcccaccagaggcgacaacactcttgaccactgctactcaaaaatcaagggcgcttaccgttccatcccccgaacgcactttgggaaatcagaccataagacggcgctccttctcccggcagACAAGCAGAAacccaagcgggagaatccagctaagaatgttgtgcagtgctggtccgaggagacagaagagctcttacgtgactgcttagagacagtggactggtccatatttaacaactcagcgaccaatttaaatgagtatgccaccaccgtcacagacttcatcagcaaatgcgtggacgactgcgtgccaaagaaagcagtacgtgcgttccccaaccggaaaccatggctcaatcacgagattgactccctactgaaggaccgatctgaggcgttcaagacagacgaccctgacctacgcaagaaatccaggtacgacctccgcaaagccatccgagatgccaagagagaatatcaaaccaagctagagtcacagacagactctcagcagttgtggcaaggactaaacaacataacgggttacaaaccgaagccgaacagtatctctggcagcagcgcacccctccccgatgaactcaatgcattctatgctcggttcgagcaggtaaccaacaatccgctgtcgagtgccccagcagtccataattcacccatacccaccatcacagtttcCGACGTCAgaatggccttcctgaaagtgaacccacggaaggtgacgggcccagacgggatccctggttgtgcactcagagcctgcgcggaccagctggcagaggtattcacggacatctttaacctgtccctactccgctccgaggtccccacctgcttcaagaagaccaccatcagaccggtaccaaagaagaaccaggcaacgtga
- the LOC140418951 gene encoding uncharacterized protein isoform X2: protein MRSVGNGDGRKTVSPDPKLISRVTLLSLISEESPWCLDVAILATYCSLDLEYLTVKCRPYYLPREFTSAIITAVYIPPQAEVRKALDELYTVINNYETEHPEALFIMAGDFNKANLKSVLPKFHQHICPTRGDNTLDHCYSKIKGAYRSIPRTHFGKSDHKTALLLPADKQKPKRENPAKNVVQCWSEETEELLRDCLETVDWSIFNNSATNLNEYATTVTDFISKCVDDCVPKKAVRAFPNRKPWLNHEIDSLLKDRSEAFKTDDPDLRKKSRYDLRKAIRDAKREYQTKLESQTDSQQLWQGLNNITGYKPKPNSISGSSAPLPDELNAFYARFEQVTNNPLSSAPAVHNSPIPTITVSDVRMAFLKVNPRKVTGPDGIPGCALRACADQLAEVFTDIFNLSLLRSEVPTCFKKTTIRPVPKKNQAT from the exons atgcgcagtgtgggtaatggcgatggAAGAAAGACTGTGTCTCCAGATCCGAAATTG atctccagagtgacGCTGTTATCCTTAATATCTGAGGAGTctccctggtgcttggatgtggcgattctggcgacctactgctccctagacctggaatacctgaccgtgaagtgccgcccatattatcttccacgtgagttcacttcagccatcatcacggcggtctacatcccaccccaggcagaagtgaggaaggcgctggacgaactatacacagtaataaacaactacgaaacagaacacccggaggccttgttcatcatggccggagacttcaacaaggccaacctcaagagtgtactgccaaaattccaccagcacatctgtcccaccagaggcgacaacactcttgaccactgctactcaaaaatcaagggcgcttaccgttccatcccccgaacgcactttgggaaatcagaccataagacggcgctccttctcccggcagACAAGCAGAAacccaagcgggagaatccagctaagaatgttgtgcagtgctggtccgaggagacagaagagctcttacgtgactgcttagagacagtggactggtccatatttaacaactcagcgaccaatttaaatgagtatgccaccaccgtcacagacttcatcagcaaatgcgtggacgactgcgtgccaaagaaagcagtacgtgcgttccccaaccggaaaccatggctcaatcacgagattgactccctactgaaggaccgatctgaggcgttcaagacagacgaccctgacctacgcaagaaatccaggtacgacctccgcaaagccatccgagatgccaagagagaatatcaaaccaagctagagtcacagacagactctcagcagttgtggcaaggactaaacaacataacgggttacaaaccgaagccgaacagtatctctggcagcagcgcacccctccccgatgaactcaatgcattctatgctcggttcgagcaggtaaccaacaatccgctgtcgagtgccccagcagtccataattcacccatacccaccatcacagtttcCGACGTCAgaatggccttcctgaaagtgaacccacggaaggtgacgggcccagacgggatccctggttgtgcactcagagcctgcgcggaccagctggcagaggtattcacggacatctttaacctgtccctactccgctccgaggtccccacctgcttcaagaagaccaccatcagaccggtaccaaagaagaaccaggcaacgtga
- the LOC140418951 gene encoding uncharacterized protein isoform X3: MFVQYVGSVCRLQNILNISRVTLLSLISEESPWCLDVAILATYCSLDLEYLTVKCRPYYLPREFTSAIITAVYIPPQAEVRKALDELYTVINNYETEHPEALFIMAGDFNKANLKSVLPKFHQHICPTRGDNTLDHCYSKIKGAYRSIPRTHFGKSDHKTALLLPADKQKPKRENPAKNVVQCWSEETEELLRDCLETVDWSIFNNSATNLNEYATTVTDFISKCVDDCVPKKAVRAFPNRKPWLNHEIDSLLKDRSEAFKTDDPDLRKKSRYDLRKAIRDAKREYQTKLESQTDSQQLWQGLNNITGYKPKPNSISGSSAPLPDELNAFYARFEQVTNNPLSSAPAVHNSPIPTITVSDVRMAFLKVNPRKVTGPDGIPGCALRACADQLAEVFTDIFNLSLLRSEVPTCFKKTTIRPVPKKNQAT, encoded by the exons atgtttgtccagtATGTAGGCTCAGTATGTCGGCTTCAAAACATTTTAAat atctccagagtgacGCTGTTATCCTTAATATCTGAGGAGTctccctggtgcttggatgtggcgattctggcgacctactgctccctagacctggaatacctgaccgtgaagtgccgcccatattatcttccacgtgagttcacttcagccatcatcacggcggtctacatcccaccccaggcagaagtgaggaaggcgctggacgaactatacacagtaataaacaactacgaaacagaacacccggaggccttgttcatcatggccggagacttcaacaaggccaacctcaagagtgtactgccaaaattccaccagcacatctgtcccaccagaggcgacaacactcttgaccactgctactcaaaaatcaagggcgcttaccgttccatcccccgaacgcactttgggaaatcagaccataagacggcgctccttctcccggcagACAAGCAGAAacccaagcgggagaatccagctaagaatgttgtgcagtgctggtccgaggagacagaagagctcttacgtgactgcttagagacagtggactggtccatatttaacaactcagcgaccaatttaaatgagtatgccaccaccgtcacagacttcatcagcaaatgcgtggacgactgcgtgccaaagaaagcagtacgtgcgttccccaaccggaaaccatggctcaatcacgagattgactccctactgaaggaccgatctgaggcgttcaagacagacgaccctgacctacgcaagaaatccaggtacgacctccgcaaagccatccgagatgccaagagagaatatcaaaccaagctagagtcacagacagactctcagcagttgtggcaaggactaaacaacataacgggttacaaaccgaagccgaacagtatctctggcagcagcgcacccctccccgatgaactcaatgcattctatgctcggttcgagcaggtaaccaacaatccgctgtcgagtgccccagcagtccataattcacccatacccaccatcacagtttcCGACGTCAgaatggccttcctgaaagtgaacccacggaaggtgacgggcccagacgggatccctggttgtgcactcagagcctgcgcggaccagctggcagaggtattcacggacatctttaacctgtccctactccgctccgaggtccccacctgcttcaagaagaccaccatcagaccggtaccaaagaagaaccaggcaacgtga